CCGCCCATTTGTAACTGTAATACCCGGCCGCATAACCTCCGGAAAAAATATGGGAGAATCCGTTTTGAAAACGATTGTAAGAAGGAGGAATCACGACGCTCACTTCCTTTCTTACGTCTTGAAGAATTTGATGAACTTCCTCCTCGGAATGACGCTTTTGATGGATGAGAATGTCGAAAAGAGAGAACTCGAGTTGTCTAACGATTCCCATCGCTGAAAGAAAGTTTTTTGTTTCTTTCAACTTTGAAATCATGGAATCCGGAATCGTTTCTCCGGTTATATGATGTTTTCCGAATATTCTAAGAACGCTCGCTTCGGTTGCAAAATTCTCCAGAAACTGAGATGGAAATTCCACGGCGTCCCATTCCACACCGTTGATTCCGCTGACCGGAGGTTCTTCGATTTTCGTGCAGAGGTGATGAAGCGCGTGACCCATCTCGTGAAAAAAAGTGACCACGTCGCTGTGTTTCAAGAGCGAAGGAGAATCGGAAGTGGAAACGGGAAAGTTACAAACCACGAACGCAGTGGGAAGAATTTCCTCTCCGGAGATACGATTTCTGGAATACCAATTGTGCATCCAGGCCCCGCCTTGTTTGTCCTTTCTGGCTTCGAGGTCCAGATACAAACGGGAAAGAAGAATCCCGTTTTTGTAGAGATCGAAAACCTGCACTTTTTCTTCCCAAACTTTTGCGGAGGTTTTTTTAAATTCCAAACCGAGGAGTTGTTGCAAGAATTGGAATGTTCCGGAAACTACTTTTTCCTTTTCGAAATAAGGGCGGGTCTGTTCCTCGTCGAAGTCGAATCTTTCTTTCAAAAGTTTTTCACTCGCATAAGCAGTGTCATACGCTTGGAGAGAATCGATTCCCAAAGTTTTTGCAAAATCGGAAAGATCGTCGAATTCTTTTTGTGCGATCGGTTTCGCTTCCACTGCGAGATCTCTTAAAAACCGAAGAACCGTTTCTCCGGAATCGGCGACTTTTGTCGCGAGAGAAAGTTCCACGTAATTCGGATAACCGAGAAGATGCGCGAGTTCGTCCCGGAGCGCGAGGATCGATTCGATGAGCTTTCCATTCTGCGGAGCCTTCGTGGTGTAAGCCTTATATAAGGTTTCTCGAATGGAACGATTGGGACCGTGGGTCATATAAGCGATGTAACTCGGCATCTGAAGCGTAAATCGAAACTTTCCGTCCTTCGTTTTTGCGGAATTCAGGTCCGATTCCGGAATTCCTTCCACGTCCTCTTTTTTATCCAGGATCAATTCGTAGGCATTGGTGGCGTCCAAGAGATTTTGAGAGAATTGATTGTCAAGGTCGCTGAGTTGGATGGAGATTTCCTGGATTCTTTTTTTGGTTTCTTGCGGAAGTCCGATTCCGCTCAACTTGAATTGGATGATCGCGTCTTTCAAAACTTTTTTCCGAGGAACGCTCAGTGTGGATTCTTCGTTTTTAAGAATTTCTTGATATACCTTGTTCAGTTCTTCGTTTTGTCCGAGGTCGGAATAAAACGCGGTGATCTCCGGGAGGACTTCGGTATAGAGCGCCTGAATTTCTTTCGAATTCCGAACACTATTGAGATGAGAAAGAACCGTAAACTCGATCTGCATTTCTTGTACGAGATTGTTCAAAGGACGAATGACGGATTCGTAAGTCCTTTCTTTTTTTTCGAGAAGTTTCGGAAGTTCCTCTCGGATCGTTTTGATTTTCTCAAGGATTTCGTTTTTGGTTCGTTCGGGTTGATCTGCTTTGAATTCGGGTAACATCTCCACCAATCTCTTTTAGGCTACGAAGACTTCATCCATTTTTTGAAAGAAAGAATCCGAGTTTTAGAAGGAAGAATCCGGAAGTTCGGAAATTCTGAAATCCGATTCCAAAAATAATTCAAATGTGAGAAGAATCCGATTCCAAAACGGTAAAAAAATGGGAAGCGTTGAGGAAGGATCTTCCATAAAGAATCAAAAAGATAACAAAAGTCTAGATTCGAAAAGAGATGCCCTGATTTCTCGTTTCAAACCTCGAACGTTCGTTCTTGGAATTCTTATAAAAAGCGATCGAGATGCGGGAGTTTGCAATTGACCGGGGGAGAACGAAGATTAAAACACGAATCTATGTTCTTTCGACGAATTCTTATCCTTTCTCTTTTTCTCTTCTGGATTTCCAATTGTGAAATCGGAAAAAACGACCTTCCCCACTTTACGGGAAATCCCGAATGTTCTTTAGAAGAACTCCCGGTCTTTGCCCAACCCGCAAACGATATCGAAGACGGAAATTCTTTGGAAGCCGTCTATTGCTCCGCGAGGGAAACGTCTTCCGGAAAAAGAATCGAATTGAGTCTTGTCTTTCGGGATGAAAGACATCCTTCTGCTTGGAAGGATTTTGTGTATCGAATTTACAGAAAGTTTCGTTATGGAAGATCCAAGGACATTGAAAGTCTCCGCGTTCAATTTTCGAAAACGGGAGAATGGAGCGCGATTCATCTCAAGAATGTCTACGGAGGCGATCAAAGCTTTGACGCCGATCCCGTAAAACATTTGGATTCGATTCTCAAACCGGATCTGTTGAAGCACGATCAAAAAAGACCGATTCTTTATGTGAATACTTGGAATCATATGTTCTCGGAAACCGATCGGAATCCGAATCTTGAAAAAAAAATCTTAACCGAATTCGAAATTCGTTTTGGGACAAGAGAAGATTTAGACGGCTTTTACGGCGGTAAGTAATCTGGGACAGATCGTAGAAGTTCTACCAACCTAAGAGGAACAAAGAGACTTGTTCTGAATTTAATTTTGCGAACCTCGGAGCACCGGCGAGAGTTTTTTTCGGACCGGAAATTTTGAGGTCAAGCTGGAAGGCGTTTTCGTAACAAACAAGAATCGAGGCGAATTTTTGTAGGAGTTCCTAGCGCGGAGGAGATCCGAGAGTTAGTTGCAAAAAGTTTGATTTTGTGATAGAGAGAACTCCCCCGAGTTTTTCCGCCCCCCACCCCTCCACCCGAAAATCAGGGTGGGGCCCGCGACTTTCACGAAAGAACGTCGGAACTCCGACAGGCTTTCCGAAAAGATCTCCGTTCCGCACCCATTCTTTGCAGATTCTCCAGAGAATTCGAAGAAGAAAAAACTTTTCCGCAAGATTGCCGACAAAAGACTGGAAAAAACGAAAAAAGATCGAGAGGCCGATTACTATGACTAAAGTTCCAAATAAACCTTTTGCAGAACTTGCTCCCGGGACGCCCGTTTCCAAGGATCAAGTAAAAAGAAATATTTACGGAAGATATCTGGAAGAATTTACCGAAGGCGAAATTTTCGAGCACCCAAGAGAAATCACGATCGATCGAGCTTTCGCGCAAGAATTTGCGACTACCTTTATGGACGCAAATCCACTCTTTCTTTCTTCCGCCTACGCTCAGGCACACGGGTTTCAGGATATGCTCGTATCCTCCCTTCAGGTTTTTAATATCGCTCTTTCCCTCGGAGTTCAAAACGATTCCGAAAAGGCCCTCGCGAATCTCGGTTATTACAACGTTCAATTCTTAAAGCCCGTCTACCCGGGGGACACTCTTTCCGCGAAAACAAAAATTCTCAAAGTGGACGACAAAGGACCGGACAAACCGGGAATCGTAAGCGTCCGTACGATTTGTTTAAACCAAAAGAAAGAATTGGTTCTTCAATATGAAAGAAAGATCATGATCTATCAATCCAACGGAAAACCGAAAGGAAATCCGAAACCGGTGGTCAAGGAAGCCTTTTTTCCGGAAACAGACGCGCCGGTAATCGAACTCCCCTCTCTAAAATTTCCGAGCGAATTCAAATCGGCTACCTGGTCTGAAACCTATTTCGAAAATTTCAAAGCTGGACAAATTTATATCCATCAAAACGGAAGAACGATCACGGACGAACATTTCCCTTGGACCTACAGAGTCGGAAACACGCACCCTCTTCACTATGACAAACTCTATTCCGCGGGAATCTCGGGTCCGATGGGCGGAGAGCCGGTCGTCTACGGTGGTCTCGTCTTCGCTTGGTTATGCGGAATGGCTTCCAGAGACATCACGGAAAACATGATCTGGGATCTCGGATTCACCGAAGGATATCACACACAACCTTCTTTTAGCGGAGACACGGTCACGGCGATCACGAGAGTTCTCTCCGTGGAAGACAGAGGAAACGACTTTGGAATTCCCGCCGGAGCCGTTCATCTCCAAATCATCGGTTTGAAAAATATCAAAGCCAACGACGCCTTCGAAAAATTCGGAGAAGATCTGTTCTTAAAAGAAAACGATAAGAAAAAACACGGCAAAGAAAAACTCGCCGAAAAGATTTTCGAGATCGAAAGAAAGATCTTAGTAAAGAAAAAAGGATAATTCTTTTTCAAAGCAAACGCCTCCGCCTCAAAACGGGGGTTTTCACGCTTTTCACCTCGCCTATTTTTCAAAATATCAGAATTTCAGAATATACAAAAGTTTTAATATATTATCCAAAACGACACATCTCTTTGGAAAAGAGATCAAGTTTGACATTTTCCAACTCAACAATGACGGAATAGCTCATTGGATTTTTTTTGAAAATCTTATCATAGCTCTCTCCAAGATCTTTTCGATCGACGTTTCCTTAAGAGACTCTCCACGCTCAATCCTAAAGAAAAATGACCTTCGGAAGCGAATCAGAGAAATTTTCAAATCCGGTTCAGAGGTGATATATAAAAAAGGGCAAGCCCTTCTTCTAAGATCTAATATTTGTGTGAATTCCCACTTGATTTTGTCCCATTGACTAGCCTTGCGATTCTAAATCCTCTATCCCATTTAAAAAATGTAATAGTTCCCACAGGATTTTGAGAATGATCTAAATTTAAGAGGAAACAATGACTTCGAATGATGCATGACTCCGAGATTACCAGTTTTTGTGAGTTCCCACTTGATTTTGTCCCATTGACTAGCCTTGCGATTCTAAATCCTCTATCCCATTTAAAAAATGTAATAGTTCCCACAGGATTTTGAGAATGATCTAAATTTAAGAGGAAACAATGACTTCGAATGATGCATGACTCCGAGATTACCAGTTTTTGTGAGTTCCCACTTGATTTTGTACCATTGACTGGTCTTGCGATTCTAAATCCCCGGTTCCATTCAATAAATGTAGTAGTTCCCACAGGATTCCTTTCTAAGACATTCAGTTGTTGCGACAAAAGAATCGCAAAGAAAAATCTTGATCTGGATTTCAAGTCCGACCTCCGGTCGCATCAAAGGTGAGTTAGGATGGAAGCAAATATTTATTCTCCAATTTAAGTTTTGATTTGCAGATTACCATTTAACAAGTTTCAAAACGGTTCCTTTGAAGGAGTTCCTACGCTCTACTCTCAACTATTTCTATTTTCTATCGCGGCTCAAAACCTCGATCATTTCCGCTTTGAGTTCCTGAAAATACTCCGTCTTTCCTGTAATTCGAAAGAGTTGCGAACTTCCTTGAAAGAGTTTAAGAATTTTTTTGGCGGACGTGAGAGCATTTACGGAAGAATCCAAGTTGCCTTTCCGTTTTTCCGATTCGAAATACGATTCGAGAATACGAATCCAACCCTCTATGATTTTGTCGGAGACGATCTCAAATTCTTCGTTCTTCTCTTCGACGCTGTTGATAAAACGCGCGACCGGACAACCTAAAAATCTTCCGCTCTTCACTTGTTTCAGAAGAACTCCGTTCCAAGTGTTGATAAATTCTTTCCAAGAAGTCGCACGCTCCATCATTCTCTGGAGACCGTTTTCAAAATTTTCCCCTTGCAGTTTGAGATATTCGAGAGCGATCTCTTCTTTGGATTGAAAATATCGATAAAAGCTGGCCTTGTGGGTTCCGGAATCCGCGATCAGCTGGTTTGTCGAAGTCCCGGAATACCCCCTGTGATAGAATAAATCCAAGGCGGAAGTCATCAGACGATCGTAAGGATTACTCTGTTTTTCTAAATTCTGAGCCATACTAATGGATCAGAGTCCCAGAACCTAAAAAAAGTTCAAGGAAAACTAAAAATTTGTAGACTAATTAGTCTACAAAGAATTCAAATTGCGATAGACCAAATAGTCTATCTAAGGAAGGAAGAATGTCGGAACTGATTCTCGCGGAAAAAAAAGGTCCCATTTTACATATCATCTTCAACCGACCCGAAGAAAGAAATGCGTTCAACGT
This window of the Leptospira stimsonii genome carries:
- a CDS encoding TetR/AcrR family transcriptional regulator, which encodes MAQNLEKQSNPYDRLMTSALDLFYHRGYSGTSTNQLIADSGTHKASFYRYFQSKEEIALEYLKLQGENFENGLQRMMERATSWKEFINTWNGVLLKQVKSGRFLGCPVARFINSVEEKNEEFEIVSDKIIEGWIRILESYFESEKRKGNLDSSVNALTSAKKILKLFQGSSQLFRITGKTEYFQELKAEMIEVLSRDRK
- a CDS encoding M3 family metallopeptidase — encoded protein: MLPEFKADQPERTKNEILEKIKTIREELPKLLEKKERTYESVIRPLNNLVQEMQIEFTVLSHLNSVRNSKEIQALYTEVLPEITAFYSDLGQNEELNKVYQEILKNEESTLSVPRKKVLKDAIIQFKLSGIGLPQETKKRIQEISIQLSDLDNQFSQNLLDATNAYELILDKKEDVEGIPESDLNSAKTKDGKFRFTLQMPSYIAYMTHGPNRSIRETLYKAYTTKAPQNGKLIESILALRDELAHLLGYPNYVELSLATKVADSGETVLRFLRDLAVEAKPIAQKEFDDLSDFAKTLGIDSLQAYDTAYASEKLLKERFDFDEEQTRPYFEKEKVVSGTFQFLQQLLGLEFKKTSAKVWEEKVQVFDLYKNGILLSRLYLDLEARKDKQGGAWMHNWYSRNRISGEEILPTAFVVCNFPVSTSDSPSLLKHSDVVTFFHEMGHALHHLCTKIEEPPVSGINGVEWDAVEFPSQFLENFATEASVLRIFGKHHITGETIPDSMISKLKETKNFLSAMGIVRQLEFSLFDILIHQKRHSEEEVHQILQDVRKEVSVVIPPSYNRFQNGFSHIFSGGYAAGYYSYKWAEVMSADAFFAFVEKGVFDPDLSGAYFGEILEKGGSENAMVLFKRFLGREPKVSSLLKLYGLKAA
- a CDS encoding MaoC family dehydratase; amino-acid sequence: MTKVPNKPFAELAPGTPVSKDQVKRNIYGRYLEEFTEGEIFEHPREITIDRAFAQEFATTFMDANPLFLSSAYAQAHGFQDMLVSSLQVFNIALSLGVQNDSEKALANLGYYNVQFLKPVYPGDTLSAKTKILKVDDKGPDKPGIVSVRTICLNQKKELVLQYERKIMIYQSNGKPKGNPKPVVKEAFFPETDAPVIELPSLKFPSEFKSATWSETYFENFKAGQIYIHQNGRTITDEHFPWTYRVGNTHPLHYDKLYSAGISGPMGGEPVVYGGLVFAWLCGMASRDITENMIWDLGFTEGYHTQPSFSGDTVTAITRVLSVEDRGNDFGIPAGAVHLQIIGLKNIKANDAFEKFGEDLFLKENDKKKHGKEKLAEKIFEIERKILVKKKG
- the lsa23 gene encoding surface adhesion protein Lsa23, yielding MFFRRILILSLFLFWISNCEIGKNDLPHFTGNPECSLEELPVFAQPANDIEDGNSLEAVYCSARETSSGKRIELSLVFRDERHPSAWKDFVYRIYRKFRYGRSKDIESLRVQFSKTGEWSAIHLKNVYGGDQSFDADPVKHLDSILKPDLLKHDQKRPILYVNTWNHMFSETDRNPNLEKKILTEFEIRFGTREDLDGFYGGK